The following are from one region of the Sandaracinus amylolyticus genome:
- a CDS encoding phosphatase PAP2 family protein, which produces MLRAIAIAALLLIVPLATAHAQAPGVDAAVEAASEEMPELREPPQRWEYGRSHWQPQWERFGWGNVALTLGAEAAALTIYFVATDPVVRWTQPLPLDRAAARAFALDTIDDQQMINTVSHVILETMIIWPFLIDSLLLAGAVHGDTDTMLQMLLISAETTAVAQLVTWATNRLTGRVRPRHMECAPNGTCSDTGMGPVASFASGHSLMTYASAGLTCVHHIMNPWIVGSTEGAYALCASSLTLATSVGFLRLMSDLHWASDVVISSLLGSLIGWGMPLALHYARPRPQSSNRRSEGGGLPITMMVRPGAGDEITGLTLSGIF; this is translated from the coding sequence GTGCTCCGAGCCATCGCGATCGCTGCGCTCCTGCTGATCGTGCCCCTCGCCACGGCACACGCGCAGGCACCAGGAGTCGACGCCGCCGTCGAGGCCGCGAGCGAGGAGATGCCCGAGCTGCGCGAGCCGCCGCAGCGATGGGAGTACGGTCGCTCGCACTGGCAGCCGCAGTGGGAGCGCTTCGGCTGGGGGAACGTCGCGCTGACGCTCGGGGCGGAGGCCGCGGCGCTCACGATCTACTTCGTCGCCACCGACCCGGTGGTGCGATGGACCCAGCCGCTCCCGCTCGACCGCGCGGCCGCGCGCGCGTTCGCGCTCGACACGATCGACGACCAGCAGATGATCAACACAGTCAGCCACGTGATCCTCGAGACGATGATCATCTGGCCGTTCCTGATCGACTCGCTCCTGCTCGCGGGCGCGGTGCACGGCGACACCGACACGATGCTGCAGATGCTGCTGATCAGCGCGGAGACGACCGCGGTCGCGCAGCTCGTGACGTGGGCGACGAACCGCCTCACCGGGCGCGTCCGGCCGCGCCACATGGAGTGCGCGCCGAACGGTACGTGCTCCGATACCGGCATGGGGCCGGTCGCGAGCTTCGCGAGCGGGCACTCGCTGATGACCTACGCGTCGGCGGGGCTCACCTGCGTGCACCACATCATGAACCCGTGGATCGTCGGCTCGACCGAAGGCGCGTATGCGCTGTGCGCGTCGAGCCTCACGCTCGCGACGAGCGTCGGCTTCCTGCGGCTCATGTCGGATCTGCACTGGGCGTCGGACGTCGTGATCAGCTCGCTGCTCGGCTCGCTGATCGGCTGGGGGATGCCGCTCGCGCTGCACTACGCGCGACCTCGCCCGCAGTCGTCGAACCGTCGCTCCGAGGGCGGGGGGCTGCCCATCACGATGATGGTGCGCCCCGGCGCGGGCGACGAGATCACGGGGCTGACGCTGAGCGGGATCTTCTGA
- a CDS encoding CehA/McbA family metallohydrolase, producing MSRIAIVLGLSFLLFAPRARAQEVIEGEVPSEGDYFVIPFEVPEGVVEIEVRHDDLSDVNILDWGLFDPSEFRGYGGGNTEPAIVGVDAASRSYLPGPITPGTWSVYVGKARVDETPARYRIEIVLRDTATLAPQPERAPYAPVDALETEARWYAGDFHVHSRESGDASGTLDEIAMYAESIDLDFVMLSEHNTTSQLELYAATQAAHPALLLVPGIEVTTYQGHAMSLGGTTWIDHRLGFEGITMAEIAGAVRDDGALFSINHPSLNLGDACIGCAWSATLDGAAIDAIEIQTGALGPTSLFLPRTIMRWEGLVAAGHRVVALGGSDDHRAGTGTGTLDSPIGSPTTMVWAEELSVAAILEGVRRGRTVVKLGGPDDPMVELSSPELGPDDDTIVADSVTFRVRVTGAALGASLRLVRSGVPGEDIEVVGDPFEHETTMVAGASEDFVRAELLIGGRPRVITSHLFVRPSTPGGPDAGVAPDAGAVGEPGGGGCTCRATSTGSGSRAWPLIALVIGVGIVRRRSRIT from the coding sequence ATGTCACGCATCGCGATCGTGCTCGGTCTGTCGTTCCTTCTCTTCGCGCCACGCGCGCGCGCCCAAGAGGTCATCGAGGGCGAGGTGCCGAGCGAGGGCGACTACTTCGTGATCCCCTTCGAGGTGCCCGAGGGCGTGGTCGAGATCGAGGTGCGCCACGACGACCTCTCGGACGTGAACATCCTGGACTGGGGCCTCTTCGATCCCAGTGAGTTCCGCGGGTACGGCGGAGGGAACACCGAGCCCGCGATCGTCGGAGTCGATGCGGCGTCGCGCAGCTATCTCCCCGGGCCGATCACGCCCGGCACCTGGAGCGTCTACGTCGGCAAGGCGCGCGTCGACGAGACGCCTGCGCGCTATCGCATCGAGATCGTGCTGCGCGACACCGCGACGCTCGCGCCGCAGCCCGAGCGGGCGCCCTATGCGCCGGTGGACGCGCTCGAGACCGAGGCGCGCTGGTACGCCGGCGACTTCCACGTGCACTCGCGCGAGAGCGGCGACGCGTCGGGCACGCTCGACGAGATCGCGATGTATGCCGAGAGCATCGATCTCGATTTCGTGATGCTCAGCGAGCACAACACGACGTCCCAGCTCGAGCTCTACGCGGCGACCCAGGCGGCGCACCCCGCGCTGCTGCTGGTGCCCGGCATCGAGGTCACGACGTACCAGGGCCACGCGATGTCGCTCGGCGGCACGACCTGGATCGATCACCGGCTCGGCTTCGAGGGGATCACGATGGCGGAGATCGCCGGCGCGGTGCGCGACGACGGCGCGCTCTTCTCGATCAACCATCCCTCGCTGAACCTCGGTGACGCGTGCATCGGGTGCGCGTGGAGCGCGACGCTCGACGGTGCGGCGATCGACGCGATCGAGATCCAGACCGGCGCGCTCGGCCCCACGAGCCTGTTCCTGCCGCGCACGATCATGCGCTGGGAGGGGCTCGTCGCGGCGGGGCATCGCGTGGTCGCGCTGGGCGGCAGCGACGATCATCGCGCGGGCACGGGCACCGGGACCCTCGACAGCCCGATCGGCAGTCCGACCACGATGGTGTGGGCCGAGGAGCTGAGCGTCGCCGCGATCCTCGAGGGCGTGCGTCGCGGGCGCACCGTCGTGAAGCTGGGCGGCCCCGACGATCCGATGGTCGAGCTCTCGTCGCCCGAGCTCGGGCCCGACGACGACACGATCGTCGCCGACTCCGTGACGTTCCGGGTGCGCGTCACCGGCGCAGCGCTCGGGGCGAGCCTGCGCCTCGTGCGCAGCGGTGTGCCCGGCGAGGACATCGAGGTCGTCGGAGATCCCTTCGAGCACGAGACGACGATGGTCGCGGGCGCGAGCGAGGACTTCGTGCGCGCCGAGCTGCTGATCGGCGGGCGTCCTCGCGTGATTACGAGCCATCTCTTCGTGCGGCCGAGCACGCCGGGCGGGCCCGATGCGGGCGTCGCGCCCGATGCGGGCGCCGTCGGTGAGCCGGGTGGCGGTGGGTGCACGTGCCGCGCGACGAGCACCGGGAGCGGCTCGCGCGCGTGGCCGCTGATCGCGCTCGTGATCGGGGTCGGGATCGTGCGGCGTCGATCGCGGATCACGTGA
- a CDS encoding LysR family transcriptional regulator yields MEAVRMEDMRLFAKVAEARSFTGAARALGVPKQTLSRRVAELEDVLGTQLLVRTTRRLHLTDAGAAYAARCSEIARLADEANAAVRETCETPRGLLRITADPHFGETFVGPLVIEHVRAWPEVRVDVVLTRRRVELIEEGFDVAFRVGHVPDASGALSATHLGAARVRYCASPAYLARRGVPKTPEQLAEHECVVLTSEGPVVRWPFRGAKGPTMITVDGRVRTNGFEMSRAAALAGLGIAIVPEYACAQDLRGGKLRSVLDDFAIDAGGVWIVFASARYLSARVRSFVELAVERLGGGAAWSVPARRAR; encoded by the coding sequence ATGGAGGCTGTGCGTATGGAGGACATGCGGCTCTTCGCGAAGGTCGCCGAAGCGCGCAGCTTCACCGGCGCGGCGCGCGCGCTCGGCGTGCCGAAGCAGACGCTCAGCCGGCGCGTCGCGGAGCTCGAGGACGTGCTCGGCACGCAGCTGCTGGTGCGCACCACGCGCCGGCTGCACCTGACCGATGCCGGCGCGGCGTACGCGGCCCGCTGCAGCGAGATCGCGCGGCTCGCGGACGAGGCGAACGCCGCGGTGCGCGAGACCTGCGAGACCCCGCGCGGCCTGCTGCGCATCACCGCGGACCCGCACTTCGGCGAGACGTTCGTGGGGCCCTTGGTGATCGAGCACGTGCGCGCGTGGCCCGAGGTGCGCGTCGACGTCGTGCTCACGCGACGTCGCGTCGAGCTGATCGAGGAGGGCTTCGACGTCGCGTTCCGCGTCGGGCACGTGCCGGACGCGAGCGGCGCGCTCTCGGCGACGCACCTCGGCGCGGCGCGCGTGCGCTACTGCGCGAGCCCGGCGTACCTCGCGCGTCGTGGCGTGCCGAAGACGCCGGAGCAGCTCGCGGAGCACGAGTGCGTGGTGCTGACGTCGGAGGGCCCGGTGGTCCGCTGGCCGTTCCGCGGCGCGAAGGGTCCCACGATGATCACGGTCGACGGGCGAGTGCGCACCAATGGCTTCGAGATGTCGCGCGCCGCTGCGCTCGCCGGGCTCGGCATCGCGATCGTGCCCGAGTACGCGTGCGCCCAGGATCTGCGCGGGGGAAAGCTGCGCAGCGTGCTCGACGACTTCGCGATCGACGCCGGCGGTGTGTGGATCGTGTTCGCGTCCGCGCGTTATCTCAGCGCGCGCGTGCGCTCGTTCGTCGAGCTCGCAGTCGAGCGGCTCGGCGGCGGCGCGGCGTGGTCGGTGCCGGCGAGGCGCGCGCGATGA
- a CDS encoding ATP-binding protein, protein MTLRTVRVPTPHEALFAQAEEVVSRYFRARRDDPEHGTIEISGERYVLVRAASLSVEFFEMVRGLYGPGRESEADEFARNILFDLAHAVGRADARTFHEKMGLTDPVAKLSAGPVHFAHAGWAFVDISEQSQPTPDDEYFLLYDHPYSFEADAWIRSGRQASFPVCIMNSGYSSGWCEQSFGMTLVATEVLCRARGDEVCRFLMAPPHRIEAHVTRYLDARPDLATRVAGYAIPDFFARKRVEEDLRRRFAEELREREAAEERLRQAQKLEAVGRLAGGIAHDFNNLMAVVMARAENLARRLERDDPHRAELDQIVLAAEKASQLTRQLLAFSRSQVLRPETLDLRAVVTDTMALLAPLLGADVTVEHVREGGDGPAWVNVDRSQIEQVLANLAVNARDAMPGGGTLSLAVRPLEITRANATAERPEGRWIELSVRDTGHGMDEAARARAFEPFFTTKPDGEGSGLGLATVYGIVAQSGGAVSVESELGRGARFVVLLPRATPPRGAQGDGVQTGVVAARRAPLRVLLVDDDLLLREALAALLRESGAEVVVAPGPTEALALAEAPGARFDALITDFVMPRMNGRTLTERLRVTHPGLPVLVVSGHLPDPTALEGLERSQLLLKPFRGEELLDAIRAITTPAAATAARTR, encoded by the coding sequence ATGACGCTGCGCACGGTGCGCGTACCGACGCCGCACGAGGCGCTGTTCGCGCAGGCCGAAGAGGTCGTCTCGAGGTACTTCCGCGCGCGCCGCGACGATCCCGAGCACGGCACCATCGAGATCTCCGGCGAGCGCTACGTGCTCGTGCGCGCGGCATCGCTCTCGGTCGAGTTCTTCGAGATGGTGCGCGGCCTCTACGGCCCGGGCCGCGAGAGCGAGGCCGACGAGTTCGCGCGCAACATCCTGTTCGATCTCGCGCACGCGGTGGGTCGCGCCGACGCGCGCACGTTCCACGAGAAGATGGGGCTGACCGATCCCGTCGCGAAGCTCTCGGCGGGGCCGGTGCACTTCGCGCACGCGGGCTGGGCGTTCGTCGACATCTCGGAGCAGTCGCAGCCGACGCCCGACGACGAGTACTTCCTGCTCTACGATCACCCGTACTCGTTCGAGGCGGACGCGTGGATCCGCTCGGGAAGGCAGGCCTCGTTCCCGGTCTGCATCATGAACAGCGGGTACTCGTCGGGGTGGTGCGAGCAGAGCTTCGGCATGACGCTCGTCGCGACCGAGGTGCTCTGTCGCGCGCGCGGTGACGAGGTCTGTCGCTTCCTGATGGCGCCGCCACATCGCATCGAGGCGCACGTCACGCGCTACCTCGATGCGCGCCCCGATCTCGCCACGCGCGTCGCGGGCTACGCGATCCCGGACTTCTTCGCGCGCAAGCGCGTCGAGGAGGATCTGCGGCGTCGCTTCGCCGAGGAGCTGCGCGAGCGCGAGGCCGCGGAGGAGCGACTCCGCCAGGCGCAGAAGCTCGAGGCGGTGGGGCGTCTCGCCGGCGGCATCGCGCACGACTTCAACAACCTGATGGCGGTCGTGATGGCGCGCGCCGAGAACCTCGCGCGACGTCTCGAGCGCGACGATCCACACCGCGCCGAGCTCGATCAGATCGTGCTCGCCGCCGAGAAGGCGTCGCAGCTCACGCGGCAGCTCCTCGCGTTCTCGCGCTCGCAGGTGCTCCGCCCCGAGACCCTCGATCTGCGCGCGGTGGTCACGGACACGATGGCGCTGCTCGCGCCATTGCTCGGCGCCGACGTGACGGTCGAGCACGTTCGCGAGGGCGGCGACGGGCCCGCGTGGGTGAACGTCGATCGCAGCCAGATCGAGCAGGTGCTCGCGAACCTCGCGGTGAACGCGCGCGACGCGATGCCGGGCGGCGGCACGCTCAGCCTCGCGGTGCGACCGCTCGAGATCACGCGCGCGAACGCGACGGCGGAGCGTCCCGAGGGGCGATGGATCGAGCTCTCGGTGCGCGACACCGGGCACGGCATGGACGAGGCGGCGCGAGCGCGCGCGTTCGAGCCCTTCTTCACGACCAAGCCCGACGGCGAGGGGTCGGGCCTCGGGCTCGCGACGGTCTACGGCATCGTCGCGCAGTCGGGCGGAGCGGTGAGCGTCGAGAGCGAGCTCGGGCGCGGCGCGCGCTTCGTGGTGTTGCTCCCGCGCGCGACGCCGCCGCGCGGCGCACAAGGCGACGGCGTGCAGACCGGGGTGGTCGCGGCACGGCGCGCGCCGCTGCGGGTGCTCCTCGTCGACGACGATCTGCTGCTGCGCGAGGCGCTCGCCGCGTTGCTGCGCGAGAGCGGCGCCGAGGTCGTGGTCGCGCCGGGCCCGACCGAGGCGCTCGCGCTCGCCGAGGCACCGGGCGCGCGCTTCGACGCGCTGATCACCGACTTCGTCATGCCGCGCATGAACGGGCGCACGCTGACCGAGCGCCTGCGCGTCACGCACCCGGGCCTGCCGGTGCTCGTGGTCTCGGGGCATCTGCCCGATCCCACGGCGCTCGAAGGGCTCGAGCGCTCGCAGCTGCTGCTCAAGCCGTTCCGCGGCGAAGAGCTCCTCGACGCGATCCGCGCGATCACCACGCCGGCCGCCGCGACGGCCGCTCGAACCCGCTGA
- a CDS encoding SRPBCC family protein: MSARQRSPTTIAMSTDVTTEIVIRRPRAEVAAFMFDPHNDVRWTTGVVESRPRDPGPLRRGSRVERISKFLGRRFGYEYEVVDTDERSFVEMKVERPFPMHIRYELEDVPEGTRTRIHARGDAGGFFRIAGPLLNGMVRRNITRDLELLRGCLEHT; encoded by the coding sequence TTGTCCGCGCGCCAGCGCTCGCCTACAACGATCGCGATGAGCACCGACGTGACGACCGAGATCGTGATCCGTCGCCCTCGCGCCGAGGTCGCGGCCTTCATGTTCGACCCGCACAACGACGTGCGCTGGACGACGGGGGTGGTGGAGAGCCGCCCGCGCGATCCCGGGCCGCTTCGTCGCGGCTCGCGGGTCGAGCGCATCTCGAAGTTCCTCGGCCGGCGCTTCGGCTACGAGTACGAGGTGGTCGACACGGACGAGCGCTCGTTCGTCGAGATGAAGGTCGAGCGGCCGTTCCCGATGCACATCCGCTACGAGCTGGAGGACGTGCCCGAGGGCACTCGCACGCGCATCCACGCGCGGGGCGACGCCGGCGGGTTCTTCCGCATCGCCGGCCCGCTGCTGAACGGAATGGTGAGGCGCAACATCACGCGCGACCTCGAGCTGCTCCGCGGCTGCCTCGAGCACACCTGA
- a CDS encoding DUF6585 family protein, whose translation MRSRSGRAIRTCVSSPYRRPSPPERAAAPEIDLGARIGEHRAKRDPATIVGAVVLPVIATIAALRARVPMRAVPIALLVGCTLGLVLFAVLQMTRRRPHVAVHEGGIVITLRRIARAIAWSDVDRLVVGPETRPVLFGVGIISGPNVRLTTHDGASFELRSDELHDLEGLANLLERRCSDPLVDDARDALDAGETLDFGPLRVRREGVEVGGASAAWSEIEVVKHVDRIELMRDGRVWKTVRFEQLVHRRVALAMLARSTRVRDGVHIDLT comes from the coding sequence ATGCGATCGCGATCCGGGCGTGCGATACGCACCTGCGTGTCCTCGCCGTATCGCCGCCCCTCGCCGCCCGAGCGAGCCGCAGCACCGGAGATCGACCTCGGGGCTCGCATCGGAGAGCACCGCGCGAAGCGCGACCCGGCCACGATCGTGGGCGCCGTCGTCCTCCCGGTGATCGCGACGATCGCGGCGCTCCGAGCGCGCGTTCCCATGCGCGCGGTTCCGATCGCGCTGCTCGTGGGATGCACGCTCGGGCTCGTGCTCTTCGCCGTCCTCCAGATGACGCGACGCCGACCGCACGTCGCGGTGCACGAGGGCGGGATCGTGATCACCCTGCGCCGCATCGCACGCGCGATCGCGTGGAGCGACGTCGATCGTCTCGTCGTCGGGCCGGAGACGCGACCCGTCTTGTTCGGCGTCGGGATCATCTCGGGACCGAACGTCCGGCTCACGACGCACGACGGAGCCTCGTTCGAGCTGCGCTCGGACGAGCTGCACGACCTCGAAGGGCTCGCGAATCTGCTCGAGCGTCGCTGCTCCGATCCGCTCGTCGACGACGCGCGCGACGCGCTCGATGCAGGAGAGACGCTCGACTTCGGTCCGCTGCGAGTGCGGCGCGAAGGCGTCGAGGTCGGTGGCGCGAGCGCGGCGTGGAGCGAGATCGAGGTCGTGAAGCACGTCGATCGCATCGAGCTGATGCGCGACGGACGCGTGTGGAAGACCGTGCGCTTCGAGCAGCTCGTGCACCGGCGCGTCGCGCTCGCGATGCTCGCGCGGAGCACGCGCGTGCGCGACGGCGTGCACATCGACCTCACGTGA
- a CDS encoding ABC1 kinase family protein, which translates to MSSAVPERDPSDVASVAPDTLSALPRPSALQVLARFFVVSGILVWFSLRRVVGAITRSLDGPTAMRLAFERLGPIYVKLGQLVASGEALFPERYSEAFRTLLDRVPPFSYDEVERIVREDLGKGTHELFAELDPKPLAAASIAQVHAAKLADGREVVVKVQRPGIGALAAADVAIMRFFAWIATKVSRLARNSNVIAFVDDFAVNLAQELDFRREAQRMRDFNQVMRDMGNEITAAPVVIDELTHARVLTMERFRGWRIDDVESVRATGFDAEERLLQGIRAWFQTLILRGFFHGDVHAGNFMLLEDGRIGFLDFGIVGSFGPQFRQGVLEYVLGFQSRDWGRVADAMLAMETVPPGVEVDREGLVIDLEVTFAPMIDPEEGFKLRDLVPGLVRSSRRHGLRLPRDLVLVTKQLVYLDRYSRAYGGAKMNVLTDQRLTNLIMQDMFAAMFARGS; encoded by the coding sequence GTGTCGTCCGCCGTCCCCGAACGTGATCCGAGCGACGTCGCGAGCGTCGCGCCGGACACGCTCTCCGCGCTCCCGCGTCCCTCCGCGCTGCAGGTGCTCGCGCGCTTCTTCGTCGTCAGCGGGATCCTCGTGTGGTTCTCGCTGCGTCGCGTCGTGGGCGCGATCACGCGCAGCCTCGACGGGCCCACCGCGATGCGCCTCGCGTTCGAGCGGCTCGGTCCGATCTACGTGAAGCTCGGACAGCTCGTCGCGTCGGGCGAGGCGCTCTTCCCGGAGCGCTACTCGGAGGCGTTCCGAACGCTGCTCGATCGCGTGCCGCCCTTCTCGTACGACGAGGTCGAGCGCATCGTGCGCGAGGATCTCGGCAAGGGGACGCACGAGCTCTTCGCCGAGCTCGACCCGAAGCCGCTCGCGGCGGCGAGCATCGCGCAGGTGCACGCGGCGAAGCTCGCGGACGGACGCGAGGTCGTCGTGAAGGTGCAGCGCCCGGGCATCGGGGCGCTCGCCGCGGCGGACGTCGCGATCATGCGCTTCTTCGCGTGGATCGCGACGAAGGTCTCGCGCCTCGCGCGCAACTCGAACGTGATCGCGTTCGTCGACGACTTCGCGGTCAACCTCGCGCAGGAGCTCGACTTCCGGCGCGAGGCGCAGCGCATGCGCGACTTCAACCAGGTCATGCGGGACATGGGCAACGAGATCACCGCCGCGCCGGTGGTGATCGACGAGCTCACGCACGCGCGCGTGCTGACGATGGAGCGCTTCCGCGGCTGGCGCATCGACGACGTCGAGTCGGTGCGCGCCACCGGCTTCGACGCGGAGGAGCGGCTCCTGCAGGGGATCCGCGCGTGGTTCCAGACCCTGATCCTGCGCGGCTTCTTCCACGGCGACGTGCACGCCGGGAACTTCATGCTGCTCGAGGACGGGCGCATCGGGTTCCTCGACTTCGGCATCGTGGGCTCGTTCGGGCCGCAGTTCCGCCAGGGCGTGCTCGAGTACGTGCTGGGGTTCCAGTCGCGCGACTGGGGCCGCGTCGCCGACGCGATGCTCGCGATGGAGACGGTGCCGCCCGGCGTGGAGGTCGATCGCGAGGGCCTGGTGATCGATCTCGAGGTGACCTTCGCGCCGATGATCGACCCCGAGGAGGGCTTCAAGCTGCGCGATCTGGTGCCCGGCCTCGTGCGCTCGAGCCGTCGTCACGGGCTGCGTCTGCCGCGCGATCTGGTGCTGGTGACGAAGCAGCTCGTCTATCTCGATCGCTACTCGCGCGCGTACGGCGGCGCGAAGATGAACGTGCTCACCGATCAGCGGCTCACGAACCTGATCATGCAGGACATGTTCGCCGCGATGTTCGCTCGCGGGAGCTGA
- a CDS encoding DEAD/DEAH box helicase codes for MTNEAGLPDVLEPALRGALERKGYTNLTPVQLAVLQPSAAGRDLRISSQTGSGKTVAIGLVLRELVLASDAPAPRALVIAPTRELARQVERELTWLYAQVGARVVSVTGGSSYRDEHRALSSRPEVVVGTPGRLLDHAERGALDLSSLGAVVLDEADRMLDLGFREALESILARTPATRRTHLVSATFADEVGGLADRVQKNALRVEGTRLGAANADIDHIVHLVSQDERFDAVVNLLLAQPDARTLVFARTRADVACIAEDLAEAGFPVAPLSGEMDQRERNRALAAFRRGNVRVLVATDVAARGLDVQEVTLVVHVEAPTDPDDYTHRSGRTGRAGRKGTSALLVTPRELPRARSVMHRAAVRFRFEPLPTANAIRGQQDERLVAQLTAADDDIAIDPRAIELARRLVAEGDVERAIARLVAESAILRGPAPRDVRPIAPPTPGSRDRMGDRPRREAPRAPRDLDRNWAHFHVTWGARHGADPRRVLAMVCRRGRIASDEVGGIRVGPFSSEVQVAGEVAERFAEAVRRPDPRDPRVQIRPDDGQRQLSR; via the coding sequence ATGACGAACGAAGCCGGGCTCCCGGACGTTCTCGAGCCGGCCCTTCGGGGCGCGCTCGAGCGCAAGGGCTACACCAATCTCACCCCCGTACAGCTCGCCGTGCTCCAGCCGAGCGCCGCGGGCCGTGACCTCCGCATCAGCTCGCAGACGGGCTCGGGCAAGACGGTCGCGATCGGTCTCGTGCTGCGCGAGCTCGTCCTCGCGAGCGACGCGCCCGCGCCGCGCGCGCTGGTGATCGCGCCCACGCGCGAGCTCGCGCGTCAGGTCGAGCGCGAGCTCACCTGGCTCTACGCGCAGGTCGGCGCGCGCGTGGTCTCGGTCACCGGCGGCTCGAGCTACCGCGACGAGCACCGCGCGCTCTCGTCGCGCCCCGAGGTCGTCGTGGGCACGCCGGGCCGCCTGCTCGACCACGCGGAGCGCGGTGCGCTCGATCTCTCGTCGCTCGGCGCGGTCGTGCTCGACGAGGCCGATCGCATGCTCGACCTCGGCTTCCGCGAGGCGCTCGAGTCGATCCTCGCGCGCACGCCGGCGACGCGCCGCACCCACCTCGTGAGCGCGACCTTCGCCGACGAGGTCGGTGGTCTCGCCGATCGCGTTCAGAAGAACGCGCTGCGCGTCGAGGGCACGCGGCTCGGCGCGGCGAACGCCGACATCGATCACATCGTGCACCTCGTCTCGCAGGACGAGCGCTTCGACGCGGTGGTGAACCTGCTCCTCGCGCAGCCCGACGCGCGCACGCTCGTGTTCGCGCGCACCCGCGCCGACGTCGCGTGCATCGCCGAGGATCTCGCGGAGGCGGGCTTCCCCGTCGCGCCGCTCTCGGGCGAGATGGATCAGCGCGAGCGCAACCGCGCGCTCGCCGCGTTCCGCCGCGGCAACGTGCGCGTGCTGGTCGCGACCGACGTCGCAGCGCGCGGGCTCGACGTGCAGGAGGTCACCCTCGTCGTCCACGTCGAGGCGCCGACCGATCCCGACGACTACACGCACCGCAGCGGCCGCACCGGTCGCGCCGGGCGCAAGGGCACGAGCGCGCTCCTGGTCACGCCGCGCGAGCTGCCGCGCGCCCGCTCGGTGATGCACCGCGCCGCGGTGCGCTTCCGCTTCGAGCCGCTCCCGACCGCGAACGCGATCCGCGGCCAGCAGGACGAGCGCCTCGTCGCGCAGCTCACGGCCGCCGACGACGACATCGCGATCGATCCTCGCGCGATCGAGCTCGCGCGCCGGCTCGTCGCGGAGGGCGACGTGGAGCGCGCGATCGCGCGCCTCGTCGCGGAGAGCGCGATCCTCCGTGGACCGGCGCCGCGCGACGTGCGCCCGATCGCGCCGCCCACCCCGGGCAGCCGTGATCGCATGGGCGATCGCCCGCGCCGCGAAGCGCCGCGCGCGCCGCGTGATCTCGATCGCAACTGGGCGCACTTCCACGTGACGTGGGGCGCGCGCCACGGCGCCGATCCGCGCCGCGTGCTCGCGATGGTGTGCCGTCGCGGTCGCATCGCGAGCGACGAGGTCGGCGGCATCCGCGTCGGTCCGTTCTCGTCCGAGGTGCAGGTCGCGGGCGAGGTCGCGGAGCGCTTCGCGGAGGCGGTGCGCCGCCCCGATCCGCGCGATCCGCGCGTGCAGATCCGTCCCGACGACGGCCAGCGCCAGCTCTCGCGCTAG
- a CDS encoding TetR/AcrR family transcriptional regulator, producing MGSKPAKKKPSAKSKAREEPRRRVPERTRETLIAAAAALFHEQGLDAPSLDAICERAGYTRGAFYVHFASRDELVGAVVEKAMKDFLDAIVAEGAGDLRSIVAAFVKAVEEGRFPVSQRMRASQVLEACARSWELTVKYLGVMVSARERLAEVLRTSQASGVVRGDLRAEPIADMLLALVMGAQVATQLGAPYDARAVEAELMRMLAPVERKRRGA from the coding sequence ATGGGGTCGAAGCCCGCGAAGAAGAAGCCCTCGGCGAAGAGCAAGGCGCGCGAGGAGCCGCGCCGCCGCGTCCCCGAGCGAACGCGCGAGACGCTGATCGCCGCGGCGGCCGCGCTCTTCCACGAGCAGGGGCTCGATGCGCCGAGCCTCGACGCGATCTGCGAGCGTGCGGGCTACACGCGCGGCGCGTTCTACGTGCACTTCGCGTCGCGCGACGAGCTCGTCGGCGCGGTCGTCGAGAAGGCGATGAAGGACTTCCTCGACGCGATCGTCGCCGAGGGCGCGGGCGATCTGCGCAGCATCGTCGCGGCGTTCGTGAAGGCCGTGGAGGAGGGACGCTTCCCGGTCTCGCAGCGTATGCGCGCGTCGCAGGTGCTCGAGGCGTGCGCGCGCTCGTGGGAGCTCACGGTGAAGTACCTCGGCGTGATGGTCAGCGCGCGCGAGCGCCTCGCGGAGGTGCTCCGCACGTCGCAGGCGTCCGGCGTGGTGCGCGGCGATCTGCGCGCCGAGCCCATCGCCGACATGTTGCTCGCGCTGGTGATGGGCGCGCAGGTCGCGACCCAGCTCGGCGCGCCGTACGACGCGCGCGCCGTCGAGGCGGAGCTGATGCGGATGCTCGCGCCGGTCGAGCGCAAGCGACGCGGTGCGTAG